One part of the Quercus lobata isolate SW786 chromosome 7, ValleyOak3.0 Primary Assembly, whole genome shotgun sequence genome encodes these proteins:
- the LOC115951684 gene encoding uncharacterized protein LOC115951684, translating into MRLDDVKGKWVEEIPHVLWTYRTTPRRSTGETPFSMTYGAKAVIPLETNFPTTSSFYPSGNNELLEKSLDLTEERMERAMVQLAYYQHKHKQGYDAKVKLRPLTPRDLVLRKVLDTAKKSRMGKARAKLGWSILYHFSGWHKGILFRRFG; encoded by the coding sequence ATGAGGCTAGACGATGtgaagggaaaatgggtggaagagatACCACATGTCCTATGGACGTATCGAACCACGCCCCGCAGATCAACAGGggagacccccttttcgatgacctATGGGGCCAAGGCTGTCATTCCGCTAGAAACAAACTTTCCAACAACCAGCTCATTCTATCCCAGTGGCAACAATGAGCTGCTGGAGAAGAGTTTAGACCTTACCGAGGAAAGAATGGAAAGGGCAATGGTCCAACTTGCCTACTACCAACACAAGCAtaagcaaggttatgatgccaaGGTAAAGCTAAGGCCACTAACACCTAGGGACTTGGTATTGAGGAAAGTTCTGGACACTGCAAAAAAATCCCGTATGGGGAAAGCTCGAGCCAAATTGGGATGGTCCATATTGTATCACTTCAGTGGCTGGCATAAGGGCAtactttttagaagatttggatAA